Proteins encoded within one genomic window of Pygocentrus nattereri isolate fPygNat1 chromosome 9, fPygNat1.pri, whole genome shotgun sequence:
- the si:ch211-148l7.4 gene encoding LOW QUALITY PROTEIN: zinc finger protein 658B (The sequence of the model RefSeq protein was modified relative to this genomic sequence to represent the inferred CDS: inserted 1 base in 1 codon), which yields MDSVQCYWSGASGKQSIPKSRPIANTLSRLAELMARVEHRQEGHSPKSQQSNFSICKDCGQEFSDLNXLSCHQQSEHALQKPHRCQHCGQEFALGSTLQLHRCLTNHLVCKVCRGRPQQGSSCHSCLAEALGPHYIKEQSHHLNHRLHHDSSPYACAPCGKAFSHKQELLCHQQVGGCQPAPLSPKAFTTSSALLALSPDDAPAPSYASLPPSPSESKDYPFTCRNCLKTFRTVQGLASHQRLVHTNSKTKKKKTTELNQKLKDSLFPCRSCDRVFSQTSMLYLHRKEEHRRKTSRMRQQRSHAKCTRQRQKGETYPCLQCGKVFLHHLTRWAHFKSYSTHYQTHLANSGKSGKMDRVDRAAKDLKTAKDLKLKHASKPLKETKNFKTNKKVKKQHLHLRTRRKELADKEATEIQDEDGEFPCASCEEVFKTQSSLQKHEEVHQSSYTPNHCSVCTAGIALPAVVESSVNRVYHCVPCKEIYVDLVTFLQHCTTHHFGNEDKKDGDRFRDD from the exons ATGGATTCTGTACAATGCTATTGGAGTGGAGCAAGTGGTAAACAGTCCATTCCAAAATCCAGGCCCATAGCAAACACATTATCCAGACTGGCTGAGCTGATGGCTCGTGTGGAGCATAGACAAGAAGGACATTCTCCAAAGTCCCAACAGTCCAATTTTTCCATCTGTAAAGACTGCGGTCAAGAATTCTCAGATCTCA AGTTGTCCTGCCACCAGCAGAGTGAGCATGCCCTACAAAAGCCTCATCGCTGTCAACACTGTGGCCAGGAATTTGCTCTTGGGTCTACTTTGCAGCTCCACAGATGCCTAACCAACCACTTGGTGTGCAAAGTGTGTAGAGGGAGGCCGCAACAGGGCTCCTCGTGCCACTCGTGTCTTGCTGAGGCCTTGGGCCCCCATTACATAAAGGAACAATCCCACCATTTAAACCACAGACTTCACCATGACAGCAGTCCCTATGCCTGTGCCCCATGTGGAAAAGCATTCAGCCATAAGCAGGAGCTTCTGTGCCACCAGCAGGTCGGAGGCTGCCAGCCAGCCCCACTGAGCCCCAAGGCGTTCACGACTTCTTCGGCTTTGCTTGCTCTTTCTCCTGATGATGCACCCGCACCCTCCTATGCTTCCCTTCCACCCTCACCTTCAGAGTCCAAAGACTACCCGTTTACTTGTAGGAACTGCCTGAAAACATTCCGTACTGTGCAAGGCCTGGCAAGCCATCAGCGTCTTGTTCATACAAACAgtaagacaaagaaaaagaagacaaCTGAACTTAACCAAAAGTTGAAGGATTCTTTGTTTCCATGCCGATCATGCGACAGGGTTTTCTCTCAGACCTCTATGCTGTACCTACATAGGAAAGAAGAGCATAGGAGAAAGACTTCAAGGATGAGACAGCAGAGGAGCCATGCGAAGTGCACCCGGCAGAGGCAGAAAGGCGAGACGTACCCATGCTTGCAGTGTGGAAAGGTATTCTTGCACCATCTCACTCGCTGGGCACATTTCAAGAGCTACAGCACCCACTATCAGACCCACCTTGCAAACAGTGGGAAATCGGGCAAAATGGACAGGGTTGACAGAGCTGCCAAAGACCTCAAAACAGCCAAAGACCTTAAACTTAAACATGCCTCAAAACCTTTGAAGGAGACAAAAAATTTTAAGACtaacaaaaaagtaaagaagcagcacCTACATTTGAGGACCAGAAGAAAGGAGCTTGCAGACAAAGAGGCTACAGAGATACAAGATGAAGATGGAGAGTTCCCTTGCGCATCATGCGAGGAGGTCTTCAAGACCCAGTCTTCCTTGCAAAAACATGAAGAGGTTCACCAGTCCTCATACACCCCAAaccactgcagtgtgtgtactGCTGGGATTGCTCTGCCTGCAGTTGTGGAGTCCTCTGTGAATAGAGTCTATCACTGTGTCCCTTGTAAAGAGATATATGTAGACCTGGTTACTTTTCTACAGCACTGTACTACACACCATTTTGGCAATGAAGATAAAAAGGATGGTGACCGGTTCCGTGATGATTGA
- the snrpg gene encoding small nuclear ribonucleoprotein G, translating into MSKAHPPELKKFMDKKLSLKLNGGRHVQGILRGFDPFMNLVVDDCLEMSPGGQQNAIGMVVIRGNSIIMLEALERV; encoded by the exons ATGAGCAAAGCGCATCCACCAGAGCTGAAGAA gTTTATGGACAAAAAACTGTCAC TAAAGCTGAATGGTGGTCGACATGTCCAAGGCATCTTGCGAGGATTTGATCCATTTATGAATCTCGTGGTGGATGACTGCTTAGAAATGTCCCCAGGGGGACAACAGAATGCCATTGGCATGGTG gTCATCAGAGGTAACAGTATAATCATGCTGGAGGCTCTTGAGAGAGTATGA
- the plpbp gene encoding pyridoxal phosphate homeostasis protein, whose amino-acid sequence MWKVVMSEEVGKKVQAVVDRVNQAVTRRPKTLPCVAPRLVAVSKTKPPDMVLEAYKHGQRNFGENYVNELVEKASHPLILSSCSEIKWHFIGHLQKNNVNKLLGVPNLYMVETIDSVKLADKVNSSWQKLRGSNMQRLKIMVQINTSGEESKHGLPPDETINTVKHIVSHCSALDFAGLMTIGRYGYDLSEGPNPDFQMLLKCREQVCDSLKLSVEQVELSMGMSTDFEHAIEVGSTNVRVGSTIFGTREYPTTPSPSPERRPKVVSEEAAKKMERLTVTEH is encoded by the exons ATGTGGAAAGTAGTGATGTCGGAGGAGGTTGGGAAGAAAGTGCAGGCGGTGGTGGACCGGGTGAACCAGGCGGTTACCCGACGCCCCAAG ACATTACCATGTGTGGCACCTCGATTAGTTGCTGTTAGTAAAACCAAACCGCCAGACATGGTGCTAGAAGCTTACAAACATGGACAGCGGAACTTTGGAGAGAACTAT GTAAATGAACTTGTGGAGAAAGCGTCTCACCCCCTG ATTTTATCATCATGCAGTGAAATCAAATGGCATTTCATTGGACATCTACAGAagaataatgtaaataaactccTGG GTGTTCCAAACCTCTACATGGTAGAGACAATTGACTCCGTGAAACTGGCTGACAAAGTCAACAGCTCCTGGCAGAAGTTACGAGGATCTAACATGCAGAGGTTAAAGATCATGGTTCAGATCAACACCAGCGGAGAGGAAA GTAAACATGGCCTGCCTCCTGATGAAACTATAAACACAGTCAAGCACATTGTATCCCACTGTTCTGCCCTGGACTTCGCTGGACTCATGACTATTGGCCGTTATGGCTATGACCTGAGTGAAGGCCCCAACCCAGACTTCCAG ATGCTGCTAAAGTGTCGGGAGCAGGTGTGTGACAGTCTGAAGCTCTCAGTGGAACAGGTCGAGCTCAGTATGGGCATGTCCACAGACTTTGAGCATGCG ATTGAAGTAGGCTCCACTAATGTCCGTGTCGGTAGCACTATTTTTGGAACACGGGAATATCCAACCACTCCCAGCCCAAGCCCAGAAAGAAGGCCCAAGGTCGTATCTGAAGAAGCAGCAAAAAAGATGGAGCGTCTTACTGTGACAGAGCATTAA
- the tmed4 gene encoding transmembrane emp24 domain-containing protein 4 yields MKATASCVGLLLLFAWFSPSRALYFHIGETEKKCFIEEIPDETMVIGKYRTQLWDKQTGSFLPATPGLGMHVEIKDPDTKVILSRQYGSDGRFTFTSHTPGEHQICLHSNSTKMALFAGGKLRVHLDIQVGEHTNNYPEIAAKDKLTELQLRVRQLLDQVEQIQKEQNYQRYREERFRMTSESTNQRVLWWSIAQTIILIITAIWQMRHLKSFFEAKKLV; encoded by the exons ATGAAGGCTACGGCGTCTTGTGTTGggttattattactgtttgcTTGGTTTTCTCCAAGCAGAGCCCTTTATTTCCACattggagagacagagaagaaatgTTTCATAGAAGAAATACCCGACGAGACAATGGTGATAG GGAAATACAGAACGCAGCTATGGGACAAACAGACAGGCTCTTTCCTTCCAGCAACGCCTGGCTTGGGCATGCATGTTGAGATTAAGGATCCGGATACAAAG GTCATTTTGTCTCGTCAGTATGGTTCAGATGGCCGCTTCACTTTCACCTCCCACACGCCAGGCGAACATCAAATCTGCCTCCATTCTAACTCTACGAAGATGGCACTTTTTGCTGGAGGAAAACTG AGAGTACACCTGGATATTCAGGTGGGTGAGCACACAAACAACTACCCAGAGATAGCAGCCAAAGATAAACTGACTGAGCTGCAGCTGAGAGTGCGGCAGCTTTTGGACCAAGTGGAGCAGATACAAAAAGAGCAGAACTACCAGCGG tATCGAGAGGAGCGCTTCCGTATGACAAGTGAGAGCACGAACCAGCGTGTCCTATGGTGGTCCATTGCCCAGaccatcatcctcatcatcactgcAATCTGGCAGATGCGGCACCTCAAGAGCTTCTTTGAAGCCAAAAAGTTGGTGTAA